AAGTGAATGGCAAGAAATTGTCCGCCGATCTTGAACCGAGCACAACGCTGCTCGATGCCTTGCGCGACCGGTTCAACCTGACGGGAGCCAAGCGCGTCTGTGATCGCGGCGAATGCGGCGCATGCACCGTAATTATGGACGGGCGGGCCGTGTACGCTTGCCAGACTCTCGCAATCGATGCGCAAGGCAAAAAGATCAAGACCGTCGAGTCACTGGTTTTGCAGGAGGGCGCGGGAGCGAGAGGCGGCCACGTATCTCTGGAAGGCTGGAAGTTGGACCCGATACAGCAGGCATTCGTGCAACACGACGCGCAACAGTGCGGGTTCTGCACTCCCGGTTTCGTGATGGCTTCCAAGGCCCTGCTGGATCGGAACCCCAAGCCCACACCGGAACAAGTGATTCAAGGCCTCAGCGGTAACTATTGCCGCTGTGGAACCTACAAGGGATTAAAGGCGGCGCTTGCGAGTGTGGCTTCGCATTCCGCAGCAGATATTAATAAGAAGAGGGGGAAGTAACGGATGCCTCCGACTAGAACACCCTATTCCTGGCCCGACGCCCCCGAGCGCAAACTTATTGGCAAGCGTGTCACTCGCGTTGACGGCGCGATCAAAGCGGCCGGCGCGGCAAAATACACGTACGATCAGCATCCGGCAGGCATGATTTATGCACGCATGCTGGGCTGTCCCCACGCGCACGCACGCATCACAGCGCTCGACACAAGCGCAGCGGAGAAAATTGCAGGCGTTCGTGCCGTGTACATAATCCAGAAGCCCGGGACGGAAATCTTCTGGGCCGGTGATGAAATCGTCGCCGTTGCTGCCGACAGCGAGAGAATCGTCGATCGGGCGATCGATGCAATCAAGGTGGAGTACGAAGTACTTCCGCACCTCGTCTCTGATCATGAACCACCGGCAAACATCGCGAGCACGTCCGGTCCAGCCTCTGTAGAAGACTTGCGGGGGATGTTCGAGAACCAAACGCCGGATGGCGAGATCATCGCGTACGTCGCGACGAACGGGATCAGTTTCCAACCGACAGAAGACATGCTGAAAACCATGGCTGGGTTCGGCGTGGCACCGGCTGTTTTGAACGCCATAAAGGGCGCCACGGAGAAGCCCGCAGTCCCTAAGCAGCCAAGCTTCTACAAGCAGTCGCCGGCGCAAGTGGAGGGTACTCCGGATTCCGCGTTCAAGCAGGACGGGGTTGTTGTTTCCGAGGGCGTCTACGGCGCGTCTGTCATCGCCCACTGCTGCATGGAGGCACACGGTACGGTTTGCGAGTGGCCGGATAAAGATAGTCTCAACGTCTTCATATCCACGCAGAACGTGTCCGGCATTGCTCCCCAGATGGCCGGTCCATTGAAGATTAGCGCCGACAAGATTCACGTCCACCAGGACCACATGGGTGGCGGGTTCGGCAGCAAGTTCGGTCCCGACCGCTGGGGAATTGTGAATGCGGAACTTTCGCGCATGGCGGGCGGCAAGCCCGTCCGCCTAATGCTCGATCGCGATCGCGAACTGCAAGTCGCGGGCGCGCGTCCCTCCGCTTACGCTCGCGTCAAGATCGCTGCTCAAAAGGATGGCGCGATTGTCGCGTGGCAATCCTTTGGATGGGGCACTGGCGGACCAGGCGGTGGCGGATCTCCGCCTCTTCCCTACGTGTTTGAAATCCCCAACAGGCGAGTCCAGCACACGGCAGTCGTGAACCATATTGGCCCGGCGCGCGCATGGCGTGCTCCGAACCATCCGCAGGCAGCGCTCATTACCATGTCGGCGTTGGACGACCTGGCTGCTGCTCTGCACATGGACCCACTCGATTTCTTCCTGAAGAACATCGACATGACCGGCGCACGCTCGGCGAATTACAGCGAGGAGTTTGGAATTGCTGCCGACCTCATGGGATGGAAATCCAAGTGGCGCTCACGAGAAGTGAATTCGAAAGACAAGAGCACAGTCAAACGCGGGCTTGGGCTCTCATTACACACATGGGGTGGACGCGGTCACCGCTCCGAGTGCGACCTTACAATCCATCCTGATGGCGCTGTTGAGATCAAGACGGGCACACAGGACCTTGGCACCGGCACTCGAACCTGCATCCTGATGGTCGCCGCCGATACGCTCGGTGTCCCAATGAGTCAGTTAAGTCTTCTCATTGGCGATAACAAGTACCCGGTATCTGGGACTTCCGGCGGTTCCACCACGATCGGCGGAGTCAGTGCGGCGACCCGGCGCGCGGCAGTGGACGCCCGTGCTGCGCTGCTGGAACGCGTTGCCCCGGCACTCGAGGCCAAACCAGAAGAACTCGATATTGCTGACGGCGCGATCTACGTGAAGGCTGCACCCTCGCGCAAGCTGACGTGGAAGCAAGCCTGCCAGAAGATCGGTCCCGTGCCACTGACGATACGTGGCGTAAATCCGGATCGTAGCAAGCTCCCCGACCTGACAAATGCGGGAGTAGCCGGCGTACAGATGGCTGAAGTCACAGTGGACACGGAAACCGGCATCGTGCGCGTGAAGAAGATGGTAGCCGTGCAGGACTGCGGCCTGATCGTGGACCTCGAGACCGCAGAGTCGCAAATTAACGGTGCGCTGATTATGGGCATCAGCTCGGCTCTGTATGAAGAAAAGATCCACGATCCAAACACGGGGCGCATGCTGAACCCGAATTTGGAGTTCTATCGACTGGCTGGCATTGGCGACATCCCTGAATTGGCCGTCCACATGATGACCGGCAAGGGCTACGATGAGCGCGGCGTCATTGGGCTTGGCGAGCCGCCTGTGATCTCGCCTGCCGCTGCAATCTCGAATGCCGTCGCCAACGCTATTGGCGTCCGCGTCGGCATGATCCCACTCACGCCCGAACGCGTACTTGCGGCGCTGGAGAGGACACAAGCATGAAGGCTTTCGAATACGCGAGTCCTGTCGATGTGAACCAAGTCTCGGTCCTGCTAGAACGCGGGAAAGGCGCTATTCTGGCCGGTGGTACGGACTTGCTTGCGCTGATAAAGGGCGCGGTGGTCGAACCGAAGCGCCTCGTCAACATTAAAAGTATCGAGGGGCTCGAAGGCGTCGCATCGAGTAAGGGAGGGTTGCGCATTGGCGCCCTCGCTCGCCTGCAAGACCTGGCCGATAACGCGATAATTCGCACATCGTACCCTGCACTGGCTGAGGCATTGGACGAGGCAGCAAGTCCTCAGATACGCAACATGGCCACGATTGGCGGAAACCTTCTCCAGCGGCCGCGTTGCTGGTATTTCCGCAGCGGCTTCGGCCTGCTGGCACTGGATAGCACTGGTGAATCACTCGTGTTGAAGGGCGACAACCGGTATCACGCCATTCTCGGAAACGACGGCCCTGCCTACTTTGTTTCGCCGTCGACCATTGCTCCCGCTCTGATCGCGTACGATGCGAAGGTCACGATCCTCGGGAACAATGGCAAGCGGCGAATCACCCCGCTTCAGGACCTCTACCGCATTCCGAAGCAGAGAGAAGATGTCGAGCACGCCCTGACGCCCGGCGAAGTGCTTACGGAAATCAACATCCCCCCGGCGGCAGCGAACACAAAGGCGGCCGTCTACGAGGTAAGACAGAAGCATGCTTTCGATTGGCCGCTTGCTACTGCTGCTGTCGTGCTTCGGATGAATGGCAATACTGTGCAATCCGCTCGTGTAGCAATGGGACATGTGGCTCCGATTCCGTGGATCTCGACAGAAGCAGAGGCCGTCCTCGCAGGCAAGCCGCTCAACGAACAGACGATCTTTGCCGCGGCCAGCGCTGCGGTCCAGAAGGCAAAGAGCCTCGGCCAAAACGGCCACAAGATTCAGTGCGCACGGACCGCCGTAAAGCGCGCGATCATGAAGGCTGCCGGACTTCCGGTGGCATAGGAGAACAAAGTTTCCATGCTTTGCGATTCCGACCGCTTCGATAAGAACCGCCCGGACCTTTGCCCCTCACTGCGGTGGAAGGGCATGTTTATATTGGCGGAACGAGATCCCTCCGTTCCGCCCACCAACGACGGCCTGTGCTGGTGTGGGCACACGCAGAACTGCATAGGCCCTGACGGCAGACTCGCAGAGCCGGGTGAGTGCTCGGACACTACCCGCAACTGTCACGGCAGCAACTGCGATTAGATCGGTGCTTCGCGAGTGGACGCCGGCTGCTATCGCGGTTGTCACTCTACACACTCTTGGAGAAGTGGATGTTTCGTAAAATTCTCGTCGCAATCAGCTTCATGCTTTTCGCAACCTTGGCCTTGGCGGCCGGACCGGGGAAGGTGGAACAGACGGCAGCATTTTCCGATGCGTCTGCGCCTGCGAACATCACGGCGGCACTCGCGCCTCAAGGCTATCGGCTGACGCTCTATGACGGCACCGTGGTGGACGTGTGGCTGCGCAATTCGATTCCTGTCGTTAAGCAGGCGAATTCAGCAGCCGTCTATCCTGAGCTCGCGCCATCCACATTCGTTGGGGTAATCAGTTTCCGTACTCAAAGAAGCGACTTCCGCGGACTCCCGGTGAAAGCCGGCACGTACACGATGAGGTACGAAGCGCTGCCCGAAGACGGCAACCACATGGGAGTGGCGGCCCAACCGGATTTTGTGCTGCTGGTTCCCATCGGTGCCGATCCCGGTCCTGACGCCAAGCCATCAACGGCCGAACTGCTGAAACTCAGCGCAAAGGCCACAGGCATATCCCATCCTGCCTCGTTCAGCATGGTTCCGATTGAGGGTGCAAGTGGATTCCCATCGCTGTTCTACACCTCGGAGGGATTCGCGGCGTTCGCCGCCGAGGCAACCACGCAATCGGGCAAGCTGCCCTTGGCGCTGGTGGTGAAAGGCGTAGCGCAGCAATAGCATATTTTCAGAACTCACTTCGGTAACAGCGTAGGTCGTAGTTCGACTTCGCCCGCGCATATCGACGAGAGAGAACGTTTGGCGCTCGTTTATAAGAATGACAAACTTTCAGACATAGCTTCCAGTTCTTCGGCCAATCGTTCCGCAGTATGCTCTACCTTTATGTCTGATCCGCACTTGTCCAGCCCTCCGCGGATCTGCATCATGCATCCAGGGCAGTCCATCAATACCAGGGAACTGCCCGTTTCGCTGATGTTCTTCACCTTGCGCTCAAGGATTGGGGCTGAGATTTCCGGCAGTTTCAGCGAATACGACCCACCCATTCCGCAACACGTATCGCATTCCGCCATTTCGACCAGTTCATAACCAGCCTTCGTCATGAGCTCACGAGGCGGCTGGTCAGCCTTCAGCGTCCGTTTGAGGTGGCAGGAGTCGTGATAAGTGAAGGTGCTCATTTTCTTTCCGGGCTTGAATCTGAGCCGTCCCTCGTCAACAAGCTTCTTTACTAATGTAGAAAAGTCGATCACCTTGGCCGAGAGTTCCCTGGCAGCTTCAATGCACTCGGTTTGGCCGAGGCTCTGGAACGTGCTGATGAAATCCTGCTTCAGTGCCACGGTGCAGGTGGGACAGGCCGAGACAACATATTGCACACCTTCTTCGAGCAACGCTGAGATGTTGTCCTCGGCATTCTTGGCAGCGACCTCATAGGCGCCGCTGTAGCGCGCAGGCGCTCCGCAGCAAGTCTGCTTCTCGGGGAAGGTAACTTCGATTCCTGCCTTGTTCAAAATCTTAATAACGGACTCGCCAATTTCCGGATAAGCAAAGTCCACGAGACAGCCGGCATAAAACGCCGCTTTTTCCTTGCACTTAGGCTGATTGATTTTCTTGAACCGGTCCCGCAGAGGCTCTTCCGCAATTGCCGGGAGGCTTCGGAAGCTGGTCATATCCGACAGGAACATCGGAAGATGGCGGATAAGCCCGTTCTTGTTGAAGGGCTTCTGCGCGAGAGAGGCGGCGCGCAGCATGGAGTGAAACAGCTTGCGATTATTCACCACCGAGAAGATGGCCTTCTGCGCCCGAGGCTGACCCTTTTCGACGGCAATCCGCCGTCGCAGTTCCAGAATTAGTGCCGGAATGTCGATCTTGCCCGGGCAGACCTCGGCGCAGTTGCCACACTGAATACACAGGCTTTGGATATCATCCGCGGCTTCGAGCCCGTCGAAGCAGGCCGTGAGAATGATGCCGATGCCGCCCGTATACACCTTGCCGAACACGTGACCGCCCACCAACCGGAATACTGGGCAGACGTTCAAGCACGATGCGCAGCGCACACATTGGAGCGCCTGCTTGAACTTCGGGTCCTGCGCCGTTTCCGTGCGGCGGCTGTCCATGAGGATAATGTGCAGGTCCTTAGGCGTGCCGTCTGTATTGGGCACCGGGCCGCTAATGATCGACACGTAGCTGGTCAGCAACTGGGCGGTCGCGCTTCGGGGCAGTGCGGTCAGGATCGGCACTACGTCGTCGAACTTCGCCAGGAGCTTTTCGATTCCTACGATCGCTACGTGAATCCTTGGCAGCGTGGTGACCAGCCGAGCGTTGCCTTCGTTGGTGACGATGACGATGCTGCCGGTTTCCGCCACCGCCATATTGGCGCCCGTGATGCCCAAATCAGCGTCAAGGAATTTTGCGCGCAGCTTCTCGCGCGCAAACGCCACCAACCGGGGAATATCCGGGGGTTGCCCTGCCTCCACTTCCCTGCTGAATGTTTCGGCGACCTCTTCCTTGAGCATGTGTATCGCCGGCATAACCATGTGCGAAGGCGTCTGGTGTGCCAGTTGAATAATCCACTCCCCCAGATCGGTCTCGTTGACTGCAATGCCGGCCTTCTCGAGGTAGGGATTCAGATGTATCTCCTCGGATGCCATCGACTTCGACTTGACCACGGTCTTAACGCCGTTGTGCTGCGCGAGCCTGAGGATGTAATCCCTTACCGCTTCAGGACTGTTGGCTCGGAACACCTTGGCTCCGCGTGCCTCCGCATTGAATTTGAATTGCTCTGCCAGCTCTTCAAGATGTGCAGCGGCGTACGATTTTCGTTCTGCGATCTGCGTGCGGAGCGTCTCGAATTCGATGCCCTCGTAAGCTTTGGACCGGCTTACGCGGTAAGCCTCAGAAAATCTACCTAGCGCGCCCGTGAGGTTCGGATTGTTAATGGCCGTGTTGATTGACTGGCGGAACTCTTTTTTCATCACCGAATCCTTACGTGAGCTCATCGACAGCGACGATAACCAGTCGCTTTGGTCCATGCACGCCGATGGTAAGCACGCGTTCGATATCGGCTGTGCGACTGGGTCCGGTGATGAAGGAGAAATAGTTAATTTCTTTTATGTTCACCCTGGACAGGAGTGCTGGTAAGTCGGGCAGGATGTTGCCGGTTGCCACGATTGCGATGTGAATTTCGGGGAGTGTCGAGACCAAGCGCTGTTCGACCGCGGTGGCATCCTGGACGAGCGTGCCAGTGTTCGAAATGCCCCAGTGCATCTGGCTGATCCCGATTCTCGCTCCGGCCGCATTCTCGCGATTCACATTGAATCGTAGGCCGGGCACTTCTTCGCAAAGTCGGCTCTTGTCGAATCCATTCAGAAGCGGGCAGTCGGCCCACAATGCGAATCCATTGCTCTCACTTGTCTCGTGCGCGACGAAATTACAGATGAAATCGACTGCCTGCGCCTTTGCAGCAAAGCGGTACACTTCTGCGCTCACCGTCGCCGCTCTTGTCTTGAAGAGATCAAATATCGGGTCCATGCTCACCAGCAAACTCCGAAGATGGAATCATCGTTTCGATTCGAGCGGAATAAGAAAACCGTGCGGCACACTTGTCTTGCATCACGCGTGGCCGCACGGTCAGTGTCAACATCACATCGCTCTTCTCTGCTTATTTCACGGGAACGAGTTTCACGGAAACCAGCGTCAGCCCGAGATTTTGCGCAGCTTCTATCTTCTCCGGCATCAGGTTGAGCGTGTATTGCCCTGCCTTGTCGATTTTCACGCGCCCGATGTTTGAAACAACATGCTTCCAGTAGGGGCTGGTGGGGTCCTGCTCAACGTTGTCGCGATTGACCGTGCCCGCCACCTGCTGGCCGGCAACTTCGACGCCCACCTTGTGTCCACCTTCCCACGCCTTGCCATACTTCTGTTCCGAGCTCAAGAGTTGAACCTCAAATTCTCCAGGACGGCTGACGCGAACTTTCCAGCTCATCCATTCTCCCGTGTTCGTCCAACGCTCCACGACGCCGCGGCTGTCGAAGCGCAGTCCTGGCCCAGAGGCGGTTTTGTGGACCTCGCCGAGAAATGCGGGCAAGGCCAATTGTCCGTTGGGCTGCTGAACAACTGCACGCTCAACCTTGGGTGCTCCGTCGATCTCAAGCACCACGACGGAATCAATTGCGTCGGGTGCGGATGACGGGAGAGCCACGTGTAATGAACCGTCGGTTCTTTTCGTCACATTAAGGTTGCGTTTGTTTGCTAGAAGGTAGGCCTTCTTCACTTTGTTCTGCAGCCCGTTGAGGACGATTTCGTTTCGCCAATCGAACAGGTGGAGGTAAAGCTTGCCCGGCTTTGAAGTGATCAAGCCGAAGTCCTGCTCGTACCGGAAAATGCTGCCTCCGGCGCCGTAGATCGATTCGCCATTGACGCTGAGCCACTTACCGACTTCCGCAAGTCGCTCTACGCTCGGTGCAGGAATGACGCCGGTGGCGTCAGGCCCAACGTTCAGCAGGTAGTTGCCGCCCCCGCTGACCGTTCGTACTAACTGGCGGACCAGAACCGGCACGGGCTTCCAGTCGGAGTCGTTCTTCTTGAAGCCCCAAGTGTGGTTCATCGTTACGGGCGCTTCCCAGTCCTTCTTCACAACGCCGACCGTAATCTGGTTGTCGCCGGTCGAGTCATAGTCGCCTACACCGTTGCCAACGCGACCGCTAACCAGACAACTCGGCTGTAGTTTGTGAACGAAATTCGCCAGGTCCTGGCTTTGCTCTTTGTCCATGATCTTGGGCGTGTCAAACCAGATCAGGCTGATCGGACCGTAGTTCGTCAGCAGTTCACGTACCTGCGGTTTTACTTTCGCTTCAAGGTAAGCAGAAAAAGCCTCCTTGGACGGCTCCTTAAAATCCCAGTCGTTGCCGAAACCATTCGGCTCGTGCCAGTCCTGCGTCTGGGAATAATAGAAGCCAAGCTTAATGCCGGCCTTCTGGCAGGCGGCGGCCAGTTCCTTCAGCGGGTCACGGCGGAATGGTGTCGCGTCAACGATGTTGAACTTGCTGGCGTCACTCTTGAAGATCGCAAACCCGTCATGGTGTTTCGAGGTGATGACGATGTACTTCACGCCAGCTTGCTTTGCGATCCGCACCCACTCCTCGGCGTTGAACTTCGTTGGATTGAATTGCGGGGCGAGAGCCTCATACTCAGAAACCGGAATCTTGGCGCGGTTCATGATCCACTCGCCGATTCCGGGAACTTCACGCCCCTTCCATTCACCGGCAGGCACTGCGTACAGTCCCCAATGGATAAACATTCCAAACCGCGCTTCGCGCCACGATTGCAACGCCTTCTCGGTAGCCGGGGATAAGGCCGGTTTCCGGCCCCAGGCAGTACTAGCCATAGCCAACAGCAACAGAACTGTAATAGAAAGCCTACGTATCATGATTCCACCTGCATCACTTCTGTTGGTTTGAGCAACTTACTTCCACTCTTATACGCTCTTCCAGTAAAAAGCCCAATAATAACGCTAACGTGATCGCAGCCAGCTACTCTAGAATGCAAAAGCGCATCCAGCGCAGGGCAGGCTTTTGTTGGCCGTCCGAGGCCAGCCGCCTTTAGCACGTGGAACCAGCGTTGCGCATCACGCAGTAGCGAATTCATCGTAATTACATGCCCCAAGAGAGGACCCTTAAATTTAATGTCGATGCATATAGGCCGGACGTGCCGTTTGATGTTCCTGGTTTTCCTGCTGAGCTATCAGTCGTTCGCTGCGTTAAGCGCTAAGCAACCGACGGCGGACTCGAGTGTCGGGTCCTTCAAGCAGGTCTCGAATGCGGAAGAACTCAAGGCTGCAATAGTGTCGGCTAAGCCCGGCGACACCATCGCCATGCGCGATGGGACCTGGAAGGATATCAACATCGTCCTTAGTGCCGCGGGGACAGCATCAGCACCAGTCACCCTGCGCGCGCAGACTCCAGGAAAAGTGATTCTAACGGGTGGATCTACCCTGACGTACACCGCGCCGTATGTAAACGTGGAAGGCCTTTTATTCCGCGACGGCGCGCTGACCTCCGGCTCCGTGGTGACATTCAAGTCCGATCACGGCAAGTTATTGAGTAGCGCAATCATCAACTACAACCCACCGGACCCGCTTACCAAGTACTACTGGGTGTTCTTCGAGGGCAGCGACAACCTTGTCGAACGCTGCTCCTTCAAGGAGAAGACCAACATGCAGCCGTTGATAGGCAACGGCATTCAGGGAGCGCGCCGCAACGCTGTTGTCCGAAACCACATCAGCGACATGGGCTCAAGCCATGGCCGCAATGGAATGGAGATGTTCCGCATCTGGGGCTACGGCGGTAGTGAGGAACTGGGGGACGACGGCGCCTACTTCACAGTCGCCGAGAATCTCTTGGAACGCGCTGATGGCGAAGGCATGGAGATCATCTCGCTGAAATCAAACCGCAATCGCGTATTGAATAACACCATTCGCGATACGATCGGCGGCATTACCAATCGCAGCGGCAATTTCAATACAATCGCCGGCAACGTTATCCTCTGTGGCGGCCGGCGCGGGGCCTATGGGATGCGTACCACGGGCCAGCAGCAGCGCATTTACGACAACTATATTTCCAATTGCGAATACGGAATCATGCTAATGAGCGGCGAATATATCGACCGCGATTTGACGGGCAAATACGAGCCGATCAAGCGTGAAGGAACGCCGCTGGGCCGTGTACCGCGCTACGGATGGGTAAAGCAAATCGAGGTCGCGCGCAATACCCTGGTGGACAATTCCGGCCCCGACATCACCGTCGGCGGCAACTACAAGAGTGGCTGGCCTGGCGCTCAGCGCGTGCTTTTACCCGAGGACAATTTGATCGCAAACAATCTGATCATAAAGACTAAGGGCAGCACGGTTCTTGAGACGACAGTTCAGGACAGCCAAGCCCCGCTTGACGGATTCAGCTTCAAGCCCAACCGGTTCGCTTCGAATGTTGTATTCGGAGGTGAAGCTGTGATCCCGGAGGGGTTCACACGGGCTGGAGCGGACAAGATGCCCCCGGCTCCGCAAGTTAAACCCCTGACGGTCGCCGACGTGGGTCCGGAGTGGATGAGGAAATAATCGGTACGCAACAGAAGTCGAACAAAAGAGTAACCCCGTCTGTGCAGGCGGGGTTACTCTTTGGTTCCATGTGGGCGCATTGCGCTACGTCCTGGTTTGACGCCGTTCGTCGTGAACGGCGACCAGTTCGATGCCTTTTCCCCTGGAACTGAGGTTGCGGCTGTATTGCTTATCCTTCCCATTGTTCCAGTGCTCATGAACACCGAGGCTGGCCAGCGCCGTGCCGTCCGGTTTGTAAACCGTGCCCGATGCCGCCTTTGAAGCCTGCGCAGCTTCGTGCAGATAATTGTCGGCATGAAGGTCGTGACCGCGGCCTCGACTTGAAGCCAAGTACCCGCCAAACTCCGAATGCAGGAAATCCAGGCCGACGGAATCGATAGCTACCGGATCTAATGACATCAAATAGCTGCTCGACCACTGGCCGCCAAAGAGCCTGGCCCAGCCGGCAAATTCCGCAATGACTGGGTCGTTCGCGTCCCGCGTGCCAAAAAGCGCGTCCACCATGAACAGGATCGTCTTGCCACCGAGCTGCCGCGTGCCGATCAAATCGACAAACGGGTTGTAAATGCCCATCTTGTGCTGCCACGTGTTGATGAACATCTTATGGTCACGCCCGTCGATGGAACCGTAATGGTTTTTGGCTGTTAGTGTGAACCCGCACGTGGGATGGCCTTTGAGCAGCGCCATGTTGATGATGTACTTGGACTGAAAAACTACTTCCGGAACGCTCGTACCGCAGGTGTTGTTTTCCGTCACCGAATATGAGAAGGCATTCTTATGCCAGGTTAGTGGCTGCCGGCCATTCACTCCGTCACCCTTCGAATCCATCCAGATGACCTTGGGGAACTCGGCGTGACACGGCTTGTAAATTCGGTCAGGGATCACGCGCACGGCTTCATACACGACGATGTTGTCCTGAGGCACGCCCGCGTTATGGACAAGCTGGCGCAAGATCGCCAAGACTGACTGCGGAGCTGCATCAACCTGGTCGTCCACGTCGGCGTAGCCGGCATAACAGTTGTTGCAATTAACCTTGAGAGCGACCACCTCGCCCTTGCGATACCCAACATTGCCGCTTTTGTTAGTCCGGTTGTGATGGTGGAAGATTTTTTCCCAGGCTTGGCGGTCATTCTTTGCCCCTGCCAGGGCTCGCAGAGAGCGTGAAACCATGCTATCAACTGCGGTCTGATTGATTCCGGTATTGTCATCCCACCAATGTGAGCCAGTGTTGAGATCGCCCTTCCACGGCGTTGCAGAGGAATCGCGCACCCAAACAACGCGTCCGGGGAAAATACCTTTGG
The nucleotide sequence above comes from Clostridia bacterium. Encoded proteins:
- a CDS encoding lactate utilization protein, which translates into the protein MDPIFDLFKTRAATVSAEVYRFAAKAQAVDFICNFVAHETSESNGFALWADCPLLNGFDKSRLCEEVPGLRFNVNRENAAGARIGISQMHWGISNTGTLVQDATAVEQRLVSTLPEIHIAIVATGNILPDLPALLSRVNIKEINYFSFITGPSRTADIERVLTIGVHGPKRLVIVAVDELT
- a CDS encoding xanthine dehydrogenase family protein molybdopterin-binding subunit is translated as MPPTRTPYSWPDAPERKLIGKRVTRVDGAIKAAGAAKYTYDQHPAGMIYARMLGCPHAHARITALDTSAAEKIAGVRAVYIIQKPGTEIFWAGDEIVAVAADSERIVDRAIDAIKVEYEVLPHLVSDHEPPANIASTSGPASVEDLRGMFENQTPDGEIIAYVATNGISFQPTEDMLKTMAGFGVAPAVLNAIKGATEKPAVPKQPSFYKQSPAQVEGTPDSAFKQDGVVVSEGVYGASVIAHCCMEAHGTVCEWPDKDSLNVFISTQNVSGIAPQMAGPLKISADKIHVHQDHMGGGFGSKFGPDRWGIVNAELSRMAGGKPVRLMLDRDRELQVAGARPSAYARVKIAAQKDGAIVAWQSFGWGTGGPGGGGSPPLPYVFEIPNRRVQHTAVVNHIGPARAWRAPNHPQAALITMSALDDLAAALHMDPLDFFLKNIDMTGARSANYSEEFGIAADLMGWKSKWRSREVNSKDKSTVKRGLGLSLHTWGGRGHRSECDLTIHPDGAVEIKTGTQDLGTGTRTCILMVAADTLGVPMSQLSLLIGDNKYPVSGTSGGSTTIGGVSAATRRAAVDARAALLERVAPALEAKPEELDIADGAIYVKAAPSRKLTWKQACQKIGPVPLTIRGVNPDRSKLPDLTNAGVAGVQMAEVTVDTETGIVRVKKMVAVQDCGLIVDLETAESQINGALIMGISSALYEEKIHDPNTGRMLNPNLEFYRLAGIGDIPELAVHMMTGKGYDERGVIGLGEPPVISPAAAISNAVANAIGVRVGMIPLTPERVLAALERTQA
- a CDS encoding FAD binding domain-containing protein — encoded protein: MKAFEYASPVDVNQVSVLLERGKGAILAGGTDLLALIKGAVVEPKRLVNIKSIEGLEGVASSKGGLRIGALARLQDLADNAIIRTSYPALAEALDEAASPQIRNMATIGGNLLQRPRCWYFRSGFGLLALDSTGESLVLKGDNRYHAILGNDGPAYFVSPSTIAPALIAYDAKVTILGNNGKRRITPLQDLYRIPKQREDVEHALTPGEVLTEINIPPAAANTKAAVYEVRQKHAFDWPLATAAVVLRMNGNTVQSARVAMGHVAPIPWISTEAEAVLAGKPLNEQTIFAAASAAVQKAKSLGQNGHKIQCARTAVKRAIMKAAGLPVA
- a CDS encoding LUD domain-containing protein, with translation MKKEFRQSINTAINNPNLTGALGRFSEAYRVSRSKAYEGIEFETLRTQIAERKSYAAAHLEELAEQFKFNAEARGAKVFRANSPEAVRDYILRLAQHNGVKTVVKSKSMASEEIHLNPYLEKAGIAVNETDLGEWIIQLAHQTPSHMVMPAIHMLKEEVAETFSREVEAGQPPDIPRLVAFAREKLRAKFLDADLGITGANMAVAETGSIVIVTNEGNARLVTTLPRIHVAIVGIEKLLAKFDDVVPILTALPRSATAQLLTSYVSIISGPVPNTDGTPKDLHIILMDSRRTETAQDPKFKQALQCVRCASCLNVCPVFRLVGGHVFGKVYTGGIGIILTACFDGLEAADDIQSLCIQCGNCAEVCPGKIDIPALILELRRRIAVEKGQPRAQKAIFSVVNNRKLFHSMLRAASLAQKPFNKNGLIRHLPMFLSDMTSFRSLPAIAEEPLRDRFKKINQPKCKEKAAFYAGCLVDFAYPEIGESVIKILNKAGIEVTFPEKQTCCGAPARYSGAYEVAAKNAEDNISALLEEGVQYVVSACPTCTVALKQDFISTFQSLGQTECIEAARELSAKVIDFSTLVKKLVDEGRLRFKPGKKMSTFTYHDSCHLKRTLKADQPPRELMTKAGYELVEMAECDTCCGMGGSYSLKLPEISAPILERKVKNISETGSSLVLMDCPGCMMQIRGGLDKCGSDIKVEHTAERLAEELEAMSESLSFL
- a CDS encoding (2Fe-2S)-binding protein translates to MSDEDFKLNDETGLGLSRRSFLKLGAATAAVQIAGPRMVAIGGKEVPVYGPGKVPVTLEVNGKKLSADLEPSTTLLDALRDRFNLTGAKRVCDRGECGACTVIMDGRAVYACQTLAIDAQGKKIKTVESLVLQEGAGARGGHVSLEGWKLDPIQQAFVQHDAQQCGFCTPGFVMASKALLDRNPKPTPEQVIQGLSGNYCRCGTYKGLKAALASVASHSAADINKKRGK
- a CDS encoding alpha-L-fucosidase, which translates into the protein MASTAWGRKPALSPATEKALQSWREARFGMFIHWGLYAVPAGEWKGREVPGIGEWIMNRAKIPVSEYEALAPQFNPTKFNAEEWVRIAKQAGVKYIVITSKHHDGFAIFKSDASKFNIVDATPFRRDPLKELAAACQKAGIKLGFYYSQTQDWHEPNGFGNDWDFKEPSKEAFSAYLEAKVKPQVRELLTNYGPISLIWFDTPKIMDKEQSQDLANFVHKLQPSCLVSGRVGNGVGDYDSTGDNQITVGVVKKDWEAPVTMNHTWGFKKNDSDWKPVPVLVRQLVRTVSGGGNYLLNVGPDATGVIPAPSVERLAEVGKWLSVNGESIYGAGGSIFRYEQDFGLITSKPGKLYLHLFDWRNEIVLNGLQNKVKKAYLLANKRNLNVTKRTDGSLHVALPSSAPDAIDSVVVLEIDGAPKVERAVVQQPNGQLALPAFLGEVHKTASGPGLRFDSRGVVERWTNTGEWMSWKVRVSRPGEFEVQLLSSEQKYGKAWEGGHKVGVEVAGQQVAGTVNRDNVEQDPTSPYWKHVVSNIGRVKIDKAGQYTLNLMPEKIEAAQNLGLTLVSVKLVPVK